In Candidatus Contubernalis alkalaceticus, the following proteins share a genomic window:
- a CDS encoding FMN-binding protein, with translation MCHLRRQYGSLFIESQTLQVDCISGATRSSKSILKAVENALSKTE, from the coding sequence TTGTGCCATTTACGGCGGCAATATGGCTCTCTTTTTATTGAATCACAAACACTTCAGGTTGACTGTATCAGCGGAGCCACAAGGAGCAGCAAATCGATATTAAAAGCGGTAGAAAACGCATTAAGCAAAACTGAATAA
- a CDS encoding GNAT family N-acetyltransferase, with protein sequence MGINIRNEESKDYRKTEEIAREAFWNLYFPGGHEHYVVHKMRKHPDFIKELAFVLEVDDEIAGGIFYTHSKIVSEDHIEYKTISFGPVFISPEFHRKGLGRELILHSINKAKEMGYRAILTLGYPYHYEPYGFLGGRKYKISMADGKFYKGLLVLPLYEGALDEVSGYADFSDVFDVTQEEVDEFDKSFTPKEKKYQASQDEYKATSSMLDDEE encoded by the coding sequence ATGGGAATCAATATAAGAAATGAAGAATCAAAAGATTATAGAAAAACTGAAGAAATAGCGAGAGAGGCATTTTGGAATTTATATTTTCCGGGAGGACATGAACATTATGTTGTTCATAAAATGAGAAAGCACCCGGATTTTATAAAGGAACTCGCTTTTGTCCTCGAAGTTGATGATGAAATTGCCGGGGGTATATTCTACACACACTCAAAAATCGTATCAGAGGATCACATTGAATATAAGACCATAAGTTTTGGACCAGTGTTTATTTCTCCAGAGTTCCACAGAAAAGGGCTAGGAAGAGAGCTCATTCTCCATTCTATCAATAAAGCGAAAGAAATGGGTTACCGAGCCATTCTTACTCTGGGATATCCATATCACTATGAGCCATACGGATTCTTGGGTGGTAGAAAATATAAGATTTCTATGGCGGATGGAAAGTTCTATAAAGGATTATTGGTGTTGCCACTTTATGAAGGCGCATTAGATGAGGTCTCCGGCTATGCTGATTTTTCAGATGTGTTTGATGTGACGCAAGAAGAAGTTGACGAATTTGATAAGTCTTTCACGCCGAAAGAAAAAAAATATCAGGCAAGTCAGGATGAGTACAAGGCTACAAGTTCAATGCTCGATGACGAAGAGTGA
- a CDS encoding DUF1905 domain-containing protein: MNSKIYEFDAVIQKVPEINGAYVEFPFDVRAEFGKGRIKVHATFDGESYDGSIVNMGVKNPDGSVCYIIGLRKDIRAKIGKQAGDSVRVTIKERG, encoded by the coding sequence ATGAATTCTAAAATATACGAATTTGACGCCGTCATCCAAAAAGTTCCTGAAATAAACGGCGCATATGTCGAGTTTCCCTTTGACGTCCGAGCGGAGTTCGGCAAAGGGCGTATCAAGGTTCACGCTACTTTTGACGGCGAGTCGTACGATGGTAGCATCGTTAATATGGGCGTGAAAAACCCAGACGGCTCAGTTTGTTATATCATCGGGCTTCGTAAGGACATTCGCGCTAAAATCGGTAAACAAGCGGGTGATAGCGTTCGCGTTACAATAAAGGAAAGGGGGTAA
- the tnpC gene encoding IS66 family transposase yields the protein MKTKPKNTANSIDYYQKRCEELEKENAELNAKVNWFLEQFRLNKQRQFGSSSEKTNPDQMQLFDEAEVEAQPLLAEPTIETITYQRRKKKKGHREAMLKDLPVETVEYRLPEEEQICSCGHPLHEMSTEVRQELKIIPAQVKVVKHVRYVYSCRNCEKNETNNSPIVTAPMPNPVLKGSLVSPSFMAYVMSQKYLNSMPLYRQEQQFKYLGIELSRQTLANWVVYGADKWLKLLYDRMHTHLLNHEVLQADETTLQVLKEPERPAESTSYMWLYRTGREGPSIVLYDYQETRAKVHPHKFLSGFKGYLQVDGYAGYNGLSDVTLVGCLSHARRKFDETLKALPKSKKNAEVAAKKGLDFCNRLFAIERDLSEKTFDERYEKRLERSRPVLDAFLAWLNQQKPQVLPKSSFGQAINYCLNQWDKLEAFMLDGRLDIDNNRAERSIKPFVIGRKNFLFANTPRGAKSSATIYSVVETAKENGLNPFNYLNYLFEKLPNIDIEKQNILDQLLPWSDTLPDSCRLKNR from the coding sequence ATGAAAACAAAACCTAAAAATACCGCCAATTCTATAGATTACTATCAAAAACGCTGCGAAGAACTGGAAAAAGAAAATGCCGAGCTTAATGCCAAGGTAAACTGGTTTTTAGAACAATTTCGGCTCAACAAACAGCGGCAATTCGGATCATCCAGTGAAAAGACCAATCCAGATCAAATGCAGCTTTTTGATGAAGCAGAGGTAGAAGCACAGCCCCTTCTGGCTGAGCCTACAATTGAAACCATTACTTACCAACGACGTAAGAAAAAGAAGGGCCACCGTGAGGCCATGTTAAAAGATCTGCCCGTGGAGACGGTAGAGTACCGCCTGCCAGAAGAAGAGCAAATCTGCTCTTGTGGTCATCCTTTGCACGAGATGAGCACGGAGGTCAGGCAGGAGCTTAAAATCATTCCCGCTCAGGTAAAGGTAGTAAAGCATGTGCGCTATGTCTATTCCTGCCGAAACTGTGAAAAAAATGAGACAAACAACAGTCCTATAGTAACTGCTCCAATGCCTAACCCTGTGCTAAAGGGGAGCCTGGTTTCCCCGTCGTTCATGGCCTACGTTATGAGCCAAAAGTATTTAAATAGCATGCCTCTTTATCGGCAGGAACAGCAGTTTAAGTACCTGGGAATTGAATTATCCCGTCAGACCCTGGCCAACTGGGTGGTCTACGGAGCTGATAAGTGGTTAAAACTTCTATACGACCGTATGCACACTCACCTACTAAATCATGAAGTGCTACAAGCAGACGAAACCACCTTGCAGGTGCTAAAGGAACCGGAACGGCCAGCAGAATCAACTTCATACATGTGGTTGTATCGAACCGGTCGGGAAGGGCCGTCCATCGTCCTCTATGACTACCAAGAGACACGGGCCAAGGTCCATCCCCACAAGTTCCTTTCCGGTTTCAAAGGTTATCTGCAGGTTGATGGCTACGCTGGCTACAACGGTTTATCGGACGTTACCCTAGTCGGTTGTTTGAGCCACGCAAGACGGAAATTTGATGAGACGCTTAAGGCTCTGCCTAAGTCCAAAAAAAATGCTGAAGTAGCAGCAAAGAAAGGCCTGGACTTTTGCAACCGCCTATTTGCTATTGAACGTGATTTAAGCGAAAAAACCTTTGATGAACGTTATGAAAAACGCCTGGAGCGCAGCCGTCCTGTGCTGGATGCTTTTTTAGCATGGCTTAATCAACAAAAACCGCAGGTGCTCCCAAAAAGCTCTTTCGGTCAAGCTATTAATTACTGCCTAAACCAGTGGGATAAGCTTGAAGCTTTTATGCTGGATGGTCGCCTGGATATTGATAATAATCGTGCTGAGCGCTCCATCAAGCCTTTTGTAATCGGAAGAAAAAACTTCTTATTTGCTAATACCCCCCGGGGGGCTAAGTCCAGTGCTACTATCTACAGTGTCGTTGAAACGGCCAAGGAAAATGGATTAAATCCCTTTAATTACTTGAACTATTTGTTTGAGAAACTGCCTAACATAGATATTGAAAAACAGAATATTCTGGATCAACTGTTACCATGGTCTGATACTTTACCTGATAGTTGCCGGTTAAAAAATAGGTAG
- a CDS encoding GTPase: MPANLTPQYYSAEEAYKKAATHEEKIEALQNMLAMIPKHKGTEKLQGEIKKKLAVLRKEGKKKKSGKSTYNPFHVERQGAGQVVLVGFPNTGKSSLVGALTRAKVKTAEYPFSTALPQAGMMPYENIHIQLVDTPPITEDMIPPGLIGTIREADALLILIDAGADDCLEQLDSTLTFLRERNVIPEEIDDDSFPYLILANKVDRENSQDNLEIIKEMYPDLTLHEISVLQGDLEFLRKLIYKAVDVIRIYSKAPGQQKPDLEKPFTLKKGGTILDFAEAIHRDFPDKLKNSYVWGSTKFDGQAVAKDYVLEEGDIVELDVE; the protein is encoded by the coding sequence ATGCCTGCGAATTTAACTCCCCAGTATTATTCTGCAGAAGAAGCTTATAAAAAAGCAGCGACGCATGAAGAAAAAATAGAAGCCCTGCAGAACATGCTGGCCATGATCCCCAAGCATAAGGGAACGGAAAAACTGCAGGGAGAAATTAAAAAAAAGTTAGCTGTTCTGCGGAAAGAGGGAAAGAAAAAAAAGAGCGGTAAAAGCACTTATAATCCTTTTCACGTGGAAAGGCAGGGAGCAGGACAGGTGGTACTGGTGGGGTTCCCCAACACAGGTAAATCTTCTCTGGTGGGAGCACTTACCCGGGCCAAAGTAAAAACTGCTGAATACCCTTTTTCCACAGCCCTGCCCCAGGCGGGTATGATGCCCTATGAAAATATACATATACAGCTGGTGGATACCCCCCCTATTACGGAGGATATGATACCTCCCGGCCTGATTGGCACTATCCGGGAGGCAGATGCCCTGTTGATTCTTATAGATGCCGGCGCTGACGACTGCCTGGAACAGCTGGATTCAACCTTAACCTTTCTAAGAGAAAGAAATGTTATACCGGAAGAAATAGATGATGATTCATTCCCTTATTTAATCTTAGCCAATAAAGTGGACAGGGAAAACAGTCAGGACAATCTGGAAATAATCAAGGAAATGTATCCGGACCTCACCTTACATGAGATTTCTGTGCTTCAAGGGGATTTAGAGTTTTTAAGAAAACTGATCTATAAAGCAGTAGATGTGATTCGAATCTACAGCAAAGCCCCCGGACAGCAAAAACCAGACCTGGAAAAGCCTTTCACCCTAAAGAAAGGCGGAACCATATTGGATTTTGCCGAAGCCATACACCGGGATTTCCCTGATAAATTAAAGAATTCCTATGTGTGGGGTTCAACAAAATTTGACGGTCAGGCGGTTGCAAAGGATTATGTGCTGGAAGAGGGAGATATTGTGGAACTGGATGTGGAGTGA
- the tnpA gene encoding IS66 family insertion sequence element accessory protein TnpA, with the protein MTKEELRKMWEARVSAFRVSGQSTTEWCATHDIKLHQLRYWLRKYKNIENSAAPAQWMSIEIDSLGSNPGNAMLVRIGKAAIEVKPGFDKQLLSDLVMTLADIC; encoded by the coding sequence ATGACAAAAGAAGAACTGAGAAAAATGTGGGAAGCACGGGTATCGGCTTTTAGAGTCAGTGGGCAGAGCACCACAGAATGGTGCGCTACACATGATATTAAACTTCATCAGTTACGCTACTGGCTTCGCAAATATAAAAACATAGAAAACTCTGCTGCTCCAGCACAATGGATGTCAATAGAAATAGACAGTTTAGGTTCCAACCCTGGGAACGCCATGCTAGTAAGAATAGGCAAAGCAGCCATAGAAGTAAAACCAGGATTTGACAAACAGCTACTCTCAGACCTGGTAATGACATTAGCAGACATATGCTGA
- a CDS encoding GNAT family N-acetyltransferase has protein sequence MEIRKVTENKKQYIDLLLLADEQEDMIDKYLNRGEMFVLDDCGIKAECVITKEAEGVYELKNIAVRADFQRNGYSNRLIEFLFSYYPDCKTMLVGTGDSPNILRFYHKCGFTESHRIKKIFTDNYNHPIFENGKQLVDMIYLKWERKAQERGRDAINQATITQKS, from the coding sequence ATGGAGATAAGAAAAGTAACAGAAAATAAAAAACAGTACATTGACTTGTTGTTGCTGGCAGACGAGCAGGAAGATATGATAGATAAATATCTAAATCGTGGTGAAATGTTCGTTTTAGATGACTGCGGTATAAAGGCCGAATGCGTAATTACAAAAGAAGCGGAAGGTGTTTATGAACTCAAAAACATTGCGGTTAGGGCTGATTTCCAACGTAATGGCTATAGCAATAGACTCATAGAGTTTCTGTTTTCCTATTACCCCGATTGCAAAACTATGCTTGTAGGAACCGGAGACAGCCCTAATATACTCCGTTTTTATCACAAATGTGGATTTACAGAATCGCATCGAATAAAAAAAATTTTTACGGACAATTATAACCACCCGATATTTGAAAACGGGAAACAGCTCGTTGATATGATTTATCTAAAGTGGGAGCGCAAAGCCCAAGAAAGAGGAAGAGATGCAATCAACCAAGCAACAATTACTCAGAAATCCTGA
- a CDS encoding AraC family transcriptional regulator has translation MEKPSITIEYFNTKVIYVRFQGSYVAFRKNSRKMFNQLFSFATTNNLIIPGETKVLTMYHDNPFITDAKNLRTSVAMTIPSDTVINEIEDINVLQISGKFGIGHFEISAMEYEAAWQYMYQEWLFKGKEKPRDSFPFELYVTEPPKRLKEKSFTDIYIPIE, from the coding sequence ATGGAAAAACCAAGTATTACCATAGAATACTTTAACACAAAAGTTATTTATGTAAGATTTCAAGGTAGTTATGTAGCGTTTAGAAAAAACAGCAGGAAAATGTTTAATCAGTTGTTTTCTTTTGCAACAACGAATAACTTAATAATTCCGGGAGAAACAAAGGTTCTTACTATGTATCATGACAATCCGTTTATTACAGATGCGAAGAATTTAAGAACGAGCGTAGCTATGACAATACCGAGTGATACTGTCATAAATGAAATTGAAGATATTAATGTTTTACAGATTAGTGGTAAGTTTGGTATTGGCCATTTTGAAATATCAGCTATGGAATATGAAGCGGCATGGCAGTATATGTATCAGGAGTGGCTATTTAAAGGAAAAGAGAAACCTAGAGACTCATTTCCATTTGAACTATATGTGACAGAACCACCGAAGCGATTAAAAGAGAAAAGTTTTACTGACATCTATATTCCGATAGAGTGA
- a CDS encoding DUF3788 family protein yields MQSTKQQLLRNPDIQPSSDIVANALGESNNAYVKFVNELASHDIQLEWRYYSDGKAWLAKGLYKWTGVRGGQNETTVFWLSIWDGFFKVTIYVPEKARADVFSLPLDNEVKLIIADSKQMGKLKYFPLVFDLCSDEMFEAVFSLADFRKSIK; encoded by the coding sequence ATGCAATCAACCAAGCAACAATTACTCAGAAATCCTGATATTCAACCTTCAAGTGATATTGTTGCAAACGCGCTTGGAGAATCGAACAATGCCTATGTGAAGTTTGTCAACGAACTAGCGAGCCACGATATTCAGTTAGAATGGCGTTACTACAGTGATGGCAAGGCGTGGCTGGCAAAGGGACTCTATAAGTGGACAGGCGTTCGAGGCGGTCAAAATGAAACAACCGTTTTTTGGCTATCGATTTGGGACGGTTTTTTCAAGGTGACCATCTATGTTCCTGAAAAAGCCCGTGCAGATGTATTCAGTCTTCCGCTTGATAATGAGGTCAAGCTAATTATTGCGGACTCAAAACAAATGGGGAAACTGAAGTACTTTCCTCTTGTTTTCGACTTGTGTTCGGATGAAATGTTTGAGGCAGTTTTTTCTCTTGCTGATTTTAGAAAAAGCATTAAATAG
- a CDS encoding VOC family protein encodes MIGVEIDMVVSDSVKALELYERVFGAERVEVTAYEKGLNEAVFTIFGTRFHLLDENAEYQLFGPKDGECKHMWLNVLVPDIKAIFEKAIESGFNVIQPITEMPEMGVSNAVCTDPYGYMWMLHQIHSEVSFEERTKIWDEKLKNE; translated from the coding sequence ATGATCGGTGTTGAAATTGATATGGTCGTAAGCGACAGCGTGAAGGCGCTTGAACTTTACGAGCGTGTTTTCGGTGCGGAGCGTGTTGAAGTTACGGCTTACGAAAAGGGTTTGAACGAAGCGGTATTTACGATTTTTGGAACAAGGTTTCACCTTCTTGACGAAAACGCTGAATATCAGCTTTTTGGCCCGAAAGACGGCGAGTGCAAACATATGTGGCTGAATGTCCTCGTCCCGGACATCAAAGCAATCTTTGAGAAGGCAATCGAGAGTGGTTTTAACGTAATCCAGCCGATAACCGAAATGCCTGAAATGGGCGTGAGCAACGCGGTATGTACAGACCCATACGGATATATGTGGATGCTTCACCAAATCCACAGCGAAGTTAGTTTTGAGGAACGGACGAAAATTTGGGATGAGAAATTGAAAAATGAGTAA
- a CDS encoding helix-turn-helix transcriptional regulator produces the protein MSIDHYRRLINKTEDYIEANLNHKITLSDVANNVNISEFHFHRLFSKYSTETLKQFITRIKMERSAIFLALNSEISITEIAFKYGYSSSSNYNKAFKKHYSISPTEFRKEQERKRTNILADV, from the coding sequence ATGAGTATTGATCATTACAGAAGACTGATAAACAAGACAGAAGATTATATTGAAGCAAATTTAAATCATAAAATTACTTTATCCGATGTTGCTAACAATGTTAACATTTCCGAATTTCATTTTCACAGATTGTTTTCAAAATACTCGACTGAAACATTGAAACAGTTTATTACACGCATAAAAATGGAACGTTCGGCAATTTTCTTAGCATTAAATTCTGAAATAAGTATTACAGAGATTGCCTTTAAATATGGATATAGCAGTTCAAGTAACTATAATAAAGCATTTAAGAAGCATTATAGTATTAGTCCTACTGAGTTTCGAAAAGAGCAAGAAAGGAAAAGAACTAATATATTAGCTGACGTATAA
- a CDS encoding GNAT family N-acetyltransferase, whose amino-acid sequence MEIKKYSKADESLLFDLIADEGDEWIDYHGSTGRDKYIKALETSTTYIACDETLVCGYARCREDDGFGVYIYDLLVRKSYRGRQIGKSLMERVCQDFPDQPVYVMSDIDPYYEKLRYRREGSIFEVKG is encoded by the coding sequence ATGGAGATTAAGAAATACAGCAAAGCCGATGAATCTTTACTTTTTGATTTGATTGCTGATGAGGGAGATGAGTGGATCGATTACCATGGGTCAACCGGCCGTGATAAATACATTAAGGCGCTTGAAACGAGCACAACCTATATAGCTTGCGATGAAACTCTTGTGTGCGGCTACGCTCGTTGCCGAGAAGATGATGGTTTCGGCGTCTATATTTATGATTTACTTGTTAGAAAATCATACAGGGGAAGGCAAATTGGAAAAAGCCTTATGGAACGGGTATGCCAAGACTTTCCGGATCAACCCGTCTATGTTATGAGTGATATAGACCCGTATTACGAAAAACTTAGATATCGTAGAGAGGGATCAATATTTGAGGTTAAAGGATAG
- a CDS encoding uracil-xanthine permease family protein: MTPFSFFRFDWKDLIMGMQYLFVASGATILVPILTGIPVSACLFAAGIGTLLFHAITKGKVPVLLSSSFAFIAPVITVSEMYGLPYAFGGIVAAGLLYLPLAGIIYVAGIEKVLRFFPAVITSTMVILIGLILAPVAINNASTHWPVAILTLITCVVIKGFFEKNLFGSLSVIIAIITGTIISIPFGLLDISAASSSGFIELPVFTIPRFSFAAISIIAPVAIVTFLEHFADISAVSKVVEEDFLKDPGIHRTLMGDGVATAISGLFGGCPNTTYSENIGALEMTGVKKPGTLRITAVLLFLLAFFPTFAYLIHAIPKAVVGGISILLFGMIASSGIKGLVSDKVNFKDFKNMIIVATMLIIGVGGTVIDIFGIQFSSLAIAAVTGIILNLFFDLNDWVKRIYCQVHSQEVVSSCDDKG, from the coding sequence ATGACACCGTTTTCTTTTTTTCGTTTTGACTGGAAAGACCTGATTATGGGAATGCAGTATTTATTTGTAGCTTCCGGGGCCACTATTCTTGTCCCAATCCTTACGGGGATACCCGTTTCTGCATGTTTATTTGCTGCCGGGATAGGAACTCTTCTTTTTCATGCCATTACAAAGGGAAAAGTTCCCGTTCTTCTTTCTTCTTCATTTGCATTTATCGCTCCTGTCATCACCGTCAGTGAAATGTATGGTCTGCCATATGCCTTTGGCGGGATAGTCGCAGCGGGACTTTTATATTTGCCCCTGGCTGGGATCATATATGTTGCAGGCATAGAGAAAGTTTTACGGTTTTTCCCTGCTGTTATAACATCAACCATGGTTATTCTTATAGGTCTTATTTTAGCTCCTGTAGCAATTAACAACGCTTCAACCCATTGGCCGGTAGCTATTCTGACTCTTATCACCTGCGTTGTGATAAAAGGATTTTTTGAAAAAAACCTTTTTGGTTCTTTATCTGTGATAATTGCTATTATCACAGGAACAATTATTTCAATTCCATTCGGTCTCCTTGATATATCAGCCGCGTCATCCTCCGGTTTTATCGAGCTCCCTGTTTTTACAATCCCCCGATTTTCATTTGCTGCAATTTCCATTATAGCGCCTGTGGCCATCGTAACCTTTCTTGAGCACTTTGCCGACATCTCAGCGGTTAGCAAGGTAGTTGAAGAAGATTTTCTTAAAGATCCAGGCATTCACAGAACATTAATGGGAGACGGTGTCGCCACAGCGATATCAGGATTATTTGGCGGATGCCCCAATACTACATACTCAGAAAATATTGGAGCGCTGGAAATGACTGGTGTGAAAAAACCGGGAACACTCAGAATTACCGCAGTTTTGCTTTTTTTATTGGCCTTCTTTCCAACCTTTGCTTACCTCATTCACGCTATTCCCAAAGCTGTTGTCGGCGGAATCTCCATACTTCTTTTTGGCATGATTGCATCAAGCGGTATTAAGGGTTTAGTATCGGACAAAGTAAATTTTAAGGATTTTAAAAATATGATAATTGTAGCAACCATGCTTATTATCGGTGTTGGTGGAACAGTAATTGATATTTTTGGAATTCAGTTTTCTTCTTTGGCAATCGCTGCCGTAACCGGAATAATCCTAAATTTATTTTTTGATCTTAACGACTGGGTAAAAAGAATATATTGTCAGGTTCATTCTCAGGAGGTGGTTTCAAGCTGTGATGATAAAGGTTAA
- a CDS encoding aminoglycoside adenylyltransferase domain-containing protein, whose translation MQTKEKELLDQIKKSYQGILGDNLIGIYVHGSIAFNCFHWDISDIDFLVVTKETPSLLEKEELINVLLHKDNISPPKGIEMSLILKKHCKNFIYPTPFELHFSNTHKEECQTNLENYCKSMNGVDKDLAAHFTVVRKAGIVLSGEDIKFVFGTVPKADYIDSIKCDIENAVNDIKENPVYIILSLCRVLAYIKDDIVLSKKQGGQWGMRNLPARYKQIINKAVNSYCGNEIFSMDTSASASQAFAEYMINQIFNHDN comes from the coding sequence ATGCAGACAAAAGAAAAAGAACTTCTTGATCAGATCAAAAAATCATATCAAGGTATTCTCGGTGATAATCTTATTGGAATTTATGTTCATGGTTCCATTGCATTTAATTGCTTTCATTGGGATATAAGTGATATTGATTTTTTAGTTGTAACTAAAGAAACGCCGTCTTTACTTGAGAAAGAAGAGTTGATAAATGTTCTATTACATAAAGACAATATATCCCCTCCCAAGGGAATTGAAATGAGTTTGATTCTTAAAAAGCATTGCAAAAATTTCATATATCCTACTCCATTTGAACTTCATTTTTCCAATACACACAAAGAAGAATGCCAAACGAATCTGGAAAATTACTGTAAGTCTATGAATGGTGTCGACAAAGATTTAGCCGCACATTTCACCGTGGTTCGTAAGGCTGGAATTGTTCTTAGCGGAGAAGATATCAAATTCGTTTTTGGTACCGTACCAAAAGCAGACTATATTGATAGCATCAAGTGTGATATTGAAAATGCAGTAAACGATATTAAAGAAAATCCTGTTTATATTATTTTAAGTCTTTGCCGTGTTCTCGCTTATATTAAGGATGATATTGTTTTATCAAAAAAGCAAGGCGGCCAATGGGGAATGAGGAACCTCCCGGCGAGATACAAGCAGATTATTAATAAAGCTGTAAATAGTTATTGCGGGAATGAAATTTTTAGTATGGATACAAGTGCAAGCGCTTCTCAAGCATTTGCTGAATATATGATTAATCAAATATTCAATCATGACAATTAA
- a CDS encoding AbrB/MazE/SpoVT family DNA-binding domain-containing protein has product MKHPKGKYAWTVKIGEKGQFVIPKEARDIFDIRPGDTIIVLADEKKGIAIPPKSMFSKLLETIFDRSIPENEGEQ; this is encoded by the coding sequence ATAAAGCATCCAAAAGGCAAATACGCATGGACTGTAAAAATAGGCGAAAAAGGTCAATTTGTAATTCCAAAGGAAGCTCGCGACATTTTTGATATTAGGCCGGGAGATACAATAATCGTTCTTGCCGATGAGAAAAAAGGTATTGCCATTCCACCAAAGTCAATGTTTTCAAAGCTACTTGAAACGATTTTTGATAGAAGTATACCAGAAAATGAAGGTGAACAATAA
- the tnpB gene encoding IS66 family insertion sequence element accessory protein TnpB (TnpB, as the term is used for proteins encoded by IS66 family insertion elements, is considered an accessory protein, since TnpC, encoded by a neighboring gene, is a DDE family transposase.), translated as MLNENTVERVYLACGSTDLRKAIDGLAVLVKEGFELDPFSPCLFVFCNRKRDKLKILHWEHNGFWLYYRRLERGKFQWPEQPSFKPIKISCRQLRWLLDGLSLDQQQAHSAVTARTVI; from the coding sequence ATGCTGAACGAAAATACCGTAGAACGGGTATACCTGGCCTGCGGAAGCACGGATTTGAGAAAGGCGATCGACGGATTGGCAGTTCTGGTAAAAGAAGGCTTTGAACTGGACCCCTTCTCCCCCTGTTTATTTGTATTTTGCAACAGAAAGAGAGATAAGCTAAAGATTCTTCATTGGGAACACAATGGTTTTTGGCTATATTATCGACGTTTGGAGCGAGGCAAATTCCAATGGCCGGAACAGCCCAGCTTTAAGCCGATAAAAATCAGCTGCCGTCAGCTGCGCTGGTTACTGGATGGTCTGTCCTTAGATCAGCAACAGGCTCATTCGGCAGTAACAGCTCGTACGGTCATATAA